One bacterium genomic region harbors:
- a CDS encoding nucleotidyltransferase domain-containing protein — translation MSEELQRSILHTLSYFDVFRHPLASREIFATLPTNSVTETDVQSMLDTMVGMDLIQEHEQFYFLPGRSAHLIQERNNREALAKILQKRARWVAHLFKRFPFVRAVFLTGSLSKNVAYENSDIDLLIVTAPSRVWICRTLFTIFKKLFLLNYNKYCCFNFIISEKALSIEQRNIYTAIETSTVIPLWNQAIFRQFNEANQWIFNFLPNWRFDENRTLLISSRQSLFQWFTEKCFLVLPLDQIDKKLMNMWQFIWSKRHPELSEEERKLRFQCHQDVSTRWDINYYETIRKQINN, via the coding sequence ATGTCTGAAGAACTCCAACGAAGTATTTTACATACTTTGTCTTATTTTGATGTATTTCGCCATCCTCTGGCAAGCCGCGAAATTTTTGCAACTTTGCCGACCAATTCCGTCACTGAAACCGATGTGCAGTCAATGCTTGATACAATGGTTGGCATGGATCTTATTCAAGAACACGAACAATTTTACTTTTTACCCGGCCGTTCAGCGCATTTAATTCAGGAACGCAACAACCGGGAAGCGTTAGCCAAAATTCTGCAGAAACGTGCGCGTTGGGTTGCTCACTTATTTAAGCGTTTTCCGTTTGTTCGGGCCGTTTTCCTGACCGGAAGCCTCTCAAAAAATGTGGCGTACGAAAACTCAGACATTGATCTGCTGATCGTCACTGCACCGAGCCGAGTGTGGATTTGCCGAACGTTATTTACGATTTTTAAAAAACTCTTCCTCCTGAATTACAATAAATACTGCTGTTTTAATTTCATTATTTCTGAAAAAGCTTTGTCTATAGAGCAGCGTAATATATACACAGCTATTGAGACGTCAACCGTGATTCCTCTTTGGAATCAGGCAATCTTCCGACAGTTTAACGAAGCCAATCAGTGGATTTTCAACTTTTTACCTAATTGGCGTTTCGATGAGAATCGTACACTGTTGATCTCATCAAGACAATCACTGTTTCAATGGTTCACAGAAAAATGTTTCTTAGTTTTACCGCTCGATCAAATCGACAAAAAGTTGATGAATATGTGGCAGTTCATCTGGTCTAAACGGCATCCTGAATTATCCGAGGAAGAACGCAAACTGCGTTTCCAATGTCATCAGGATGTTTCAACGCGATGGGATATTAATTATTATGAAACGATTCGGAAACAAATAAACAATTAA
- a CDS encoding ABC transporter ATP-binding protein/permease → MKPPTHTLNYWLLKNLDISNSDLFKIFGLLSFVSIGHLSYPWLLKIMADRYSVDFYVGVSINVLIASMIILFFLSSVCTHYSEKQLFLWGNTLRNSIRIQLYHTLLNNSVNFIRQQKIGELSARCSEDLSRIQLIIPDIIAPLYRNVLFGSGCIVFMITLNVKATLTVISFSVFILPLLFFLAKRNQLFAAKTQDDHAEANALFEETLVGLREVKAFVREDFELKRFQNYQFKAHTHETHSFNYTALFNQIIYLCVTGLLLSVFYFTYHGTLFSSTGESIAFYMYSYTLAMSVLSSAKLFFNFKKIAAPIERIKRLIDDVPQKITSNKIEKELLGAIQFENVNFGYNNRPIIKNLSANIDIGDCLIIKGPSGSGKSTIANLLMGFYYPQEGAIIFDDVSLLNWDLSRLRAQIGYVGQDPYLFRGTLRDNICFAIKPVSKLRLEETIFNCCLEEMISQMPEGLETGINERGLNLSGGQRARIAIARAILHDPPVLILDEANSMLEDGLESRLWKNIFIDRKQKTTIVISHHTECISSFKNTKLIDLNVSVTV, encoded by the coding sequence ATGAAGCCACCAACTCATACCCTCAATTACTGGCTTTTGAAAAATCTTGATATCAGTAATTCGGATTTATTTAAAATATTCGGTTTGCTTTCATTTGTATCGATAGGCCATTTAAGTTATCCATGGTTATTAAAAATAATGGCTGATCGGTATTCAGTTGATTTTTATGTTGGTGTTTCCATTAATGTCTTGATCGCATCAATGATTATATTGTTCTTTCTTTCTTCTGTATGCACACATTATTCGGAAAAACAATTATTTTTATGGGGAAATACACTCAGAAATTCAATCAGAATTCAGCTCTATCATACATTATTGAACAATTCTGTTAATTTTATTCGTCAGCAAAAAATAGGTGAGTTATCTGCTCGATGCAGTGAGGACTTAAGTCGAATTCAGTTGATTATCCCAGACATCATCGCCCCATTATACAGAAATGTTTTATTTGGTTCCGGATGTATCGTGTTTATGATCACATTAAATGTCAAGGCAACGCTAACCGTTATATCATTCTCAGTTTTTATTTTGCCCTTGCTCTTTTTTCTAGCAAAACGCAATCAATTATTTGCGGCAAAAACACAGGACGACCATGCTGAAGCCAATGCGCTATTTGAAGAAACGTTGGTAGGGCTCCGAGAAGTCAAGGCGTTTGTCAGAGAAGATTTTGAGCTAAAACGATTTCAAAATTATCAATTTAAAGCACACACACATGAAACACATTCTTTCAATTATACAGCCTTGTTTAACCAAATAATTTACTTATGTGTAACAGGATTATTACTATCCGTTTTTTATTTTACTTATCATGGAACGTTGTTTTCTTCAACTGGCGAAAGTATTGCTTTTTATATGTATTCCTATACTCTCGCAATGAGCGTGCTATCCTCGGCTAAATTGTTTTTTAATTTTAAAAAAATTGCCGCTCCAATTGAAAGAATTAAAAGATTGATCGATGATGTACCGCAGAAAATCACATCGAATAAAATTGAAAAGGAACTACTTGGAGCAATTCAGTTTGAAAACGTCAACTTTGGGTATAATAATAGACCTATAATAAAAAATCTTTCGGCTAATATTGATATAGGTGATTGTCTAATAATCAAGGGACCATCTGGCAGTGGGAAATCAACCATTGCCAACTTATTAATGGGTTTTTATTACCCACAGGAGGGGGCAATCATTTTCGATGATGTTTCATTACTGAATTGGGATTTATCGCGTCTGAGAGCACAAATAGGCTATGTAGGACAAGATCCTTATCTGTTTCGTGGTACATTAAGAGACAATATTTGTTTTGCAATCAAGCCTGTTTCAAAGCTTCGTCTTGAAGAAACGATCTTCAACTGTTGTTTGGAAGAGATGATTTCGCAAATGCCTGAAGGATTAGAAACTGGCATTAATGAAAGAGGACTGAACTTAAGCGGTGGACAAAGAGCGCGGATTGCAATTGCCAGAGCTATTTTACATGACCCTCCGGTGCTTATTTTAGACGAAGCCAACAGCATGTTGGAAGATGGTCTCGAGAGTCGATTATGGAAGAACATATTTATTGATCGGAAACAAAAAACAACTATTGTTATCAGTCACCATACTGAATGTATTTCTTCATTTAAAAACACTAAGCTTATAGATTTAAATGTATCAGTCACAGTTTGA
- the dnaX gene encoding DNA polymerase III subunit gamma/tau — translation MSYLVIARKWRPMVFEDVVGQEHVTTTLKNAIATNRLAHAYIFSGPRGVGKTTSARILAKAINCENGGPTPTPCNQCVSCQEITSGRSLDVLEIDGASNRGIDEIRNLRDTVRFMPMRGGHKIYIIDEFHMITKDAFNALLKTLEEPPERVIFIFATTEPHKVLPTILSRCQRFDFKRVPTAKMVDRMRYICKEEGITVDDESLFSISQMADGGMRDAMTLLDQVISFCGMNVSVDQVRQALGLINQQMYFELIDVIRQRDVKNMFEFVAKVLDSGWDITEFLHGFLEHLRNVLVAKTCGRQSLTEVFEAYQEKYFQQGRHFSETDLMRMMNLVSDTIQKIKWSVKQKFVFELALMKLLHMDSSVQLGELLQRLDRIENGAKTGSPSVSEPEKKNDKLNENTNIVAATPPVLPVQQKTNHPNSSSEVQKTSIAITDIESRWNEIVSRVKTEKIRVGAILEETFPHDIVNDTLLIGFKNDELHDFHAEIINKEKDYLTQVLQGFIGKKIRVKCDLELTPIDLRIAAPQETQDSLFNHYPTIDGEQAEERLPKISTTVSPEEQSQIFTYLRELEQQNPLKKVIEMLDGELVNVDFKKN, via the coding sequence ATGTCATACCTAGTCATTGCCCGTAAATGGCGCCCGATGGTTTTCGAAGATGTTGTAGGACAAGAGCATGTCACTACTACCTTAAAAAATGCCATTGCTACGAATCGTTTGGCGCATGCATACATATTTTCCGGGCCTCGCGGAGTCGGGAAAACGACGTCAGCCCGCATTTTGGCGAAAGCCATCAATTGTGAAAATGGAGGGCCGACTCCCACGCCATGTAATCAATGTGTGAGTTGCCAGGAAATTACTTCCGGACGAAGTCTGGACGTTTTGGAAATCGACGGCGCGTCGAATCGCGGCATCGACGAAATACGCAATTTGCGCGATACAGTCCGGTTCATGCCCATGCGCGGCGGCCATAAAATTTACATCATTGACGAATTTCATATGATCACAAAGGACGCATTCAATGCGCTCCTGAAAACGCTCGAAGAACCTCCCGAGCGCGTGATTTTTATTTTTGCAACGACGGAACCGCATAAAGTTTTGCCGACGATTCTTTCGCGTTGCCAACGGTTCGACTTCAAACGCGTTCCAACGGCCAAGATGGTCGATCGGATGCGTTATATCTGTAAGGAAGAGGGGATCACCGTCGATGATGAATCACTCTTTTCCATTTCACAGATGGCGGATGGCGGTATGCGCGATGCGATGACGCTGCTGGACCAGGTAATTTCATTTTGTGGAATGAATGTGTCGGTCGATCAGGTGCGCCAGGCGCTCGGATTGATCAATCAGCAGATGTATTTTGAACTGATCGACGTCATTCGTCAGCGCGACGTCAAAAACATGTTCGAATTTGTCGCCAAAGTATTGGATTCCGGCTGGGATATTACGGAATTTCTTCACGGATTTCTCGAGCATCTGCGTAACGTGCTCGTTGCCAAAACATGCGGACGCCAGTCGCTGACCGAAGTTTTTGAAGCATACCAGGAAAAATATTTCCAACAAGGCCGGCATTTCAGCGAAACCGATCTGATGCGCATGATGAACTTAGTTTCCGATACCATTCAAAAGATAAAATGGAGCGTAAAACAGAAATTCGTATTCGAATTGGCGCTCATGAAGTTACTTCACATGGATAGCAGCGTCCAGCTTGGAGAGTTACTACAGCGTCTGGATCGCATCGAAAACGGCGCCAAGACTGGTTCACCTTCCGTCAGTGAACCAGAAAAAAAAAATGATAAACTGAACGAAAATACGAATATTGTTGCCGCAACCCCGCCTGTTTTGCCTGTACAACAGAAGACCAATCATCCGAATTCCTCGTCCGAAGTTCAAAAAACTTCCATTGCTATAACCGATATCGAATCCCGATGGAATGAAATTGTCTCACGCGTCAAAACCGAAAAAATACGGGTTGGCGCTATTTTAGAAGAAACATTTCCGCACGATATTGTCAATGACACGCTCCTCATAGGCTTCAAGAATGATGAATTGCATGACTTTCATGCTGAAATTATCAATAAAGAGAAAGATTATCTGACGCAAGTGCTGCAGGGTTTCATTGGGAAAAAAATCCGAGTTAAATGCGATCTTGAATTAACGCCTATCGATTTACGGATCGCGGCGCCACAAGAAACGCAGGATTCGCTGTTCAACCATTATCCGACCATCGATGGTGAACAGGCTGAAGAACGTTTACCGAAAATTTCAACCACTGTGTCTCCGGAAGAACAAAGCCAGATTTTTACATATTTACGCGAATTGGAACAACAAAATCCTTTAAAAAAAGTCATTGAAATGCTTGACGGCGAGTTGGTCAATGTCGACTTTAAGAAAAACTGA
- a CDS encoding thioesterase family protein has product MNLWFRMIRIFIKSLFVKQIGIFDSSKVRFRCWPNDLDVNMHMNNGRYLTLMDLGRTHFMSELKILWQLPKKKWFPVVGAVDIQFLKSIDPFQSFDIVTQLLTWDEKWFYIEQRFERDGKVCARAELRALFLGKGGRIAPQEVAKLAVNDVPEPPVHPVTTRWEK; this is encoded by the coding sequence ATGAACCTATGGTTTAGAATGATTCGGATTTTTATTAAATCGCTCTTTGTTAAGCAAATTGGTATTTTTGATTCAAGCAAAGTTCGTTTTCGTTGCTGGCCCAACGACCTGGATGTCAATATGCATATGAATAACGGTCGTTACCTGACGCTGATGGATTTGGGACGCACGCATTTTATGTCCGAATTAAAAATATTATGGCAATTACCCAAAAAGAAATGGTTTCCGGTTGTCGGAGCGGTCGATATTCAATTTCTAAAATCGATTGACCCGTTTCAATCATTTGACATCGTGACCCAACTATTAACATGGGACGAAAAATGGTTCTACATTGAACAGCGTTTTGAACGAGACGGAAAAGTATGTGCAAGGGCTGAATTGCGGGCGTTATTCTTAGGAAAAGGAGGACGAATTGCGCCGCAGGAAGTGGCCAAACTTGCTGTCAACGACGTACCGGAACCTCCGGTTCATCCGGTTACAACGCGATGGGAAAAGTAA
- a CDS encoding class I SAM-dependent methyltransferase, which produces MPDPSIANLEIDFKTVADAFTRQSTYFDDYEVHNPILQWMRKQVWQHVESFLKPNSRILELNAGTGIDAVHFAQLGHVVHATDISEGMLLQLRNKVQQYQLEKQITFQQCSFTELDQISQQPFDYIFSNFGGLNCIDDLKVVTQHLPRLLRTGGMVTWVILPRICPWEMMMVLKNHLKLATRRFKKGGSSAHIEGLYFKCFYHSPASVVQAFGRNFELIKLQGLASLSPPPYLDDFAKKFPRAYRLLTLLDEKTSAYFPFNHCADHYILTVHIATKSTVQ; this is translated from the coding sequence ATGCCTGACCCATCGATTGCAAATTTAGAGATCGATTTTAAAACTGTCGCGGATGCTTTCACACGTCAATCGACCTATTTTGATGATTATGAAGTCCATAATCCCATTTTGCAATGGATGCGTAAGCAGGTATGGCAACATGTTGAATCATTTTTGAAACCGAACTCGCGAATCCTGGAACTCAACGCCGGTACTGGCATCGACGCCGTTCATTTTGCGCAACTGGGACATGTTGTTCATGCAACGGATATTTCCGAAGGGATGCTTCTGCAGCTAAGAAACAAAGTTCAACAGTATCAATTAGAAAAACAAATAACGTTCCAGCAGTGCTCATTTACTGAACTTGATCAGATATCTCAACAGCCGTTTGATTATATTTTTTCAAATTTCGGCGGACTAAATTGCATCGATGATCTCAAAGTTGTTACTCAACATTTGCCAAGGCTTTTAAGAACCGGTGGAATGGTGACCTGGGTCATCCTTCCCCGGATTTGTCCATGGGAAATGATGATGGTATTAAAAAATCATTTAAAATTGGCCACGCGAAGATTCAAAAAAGGCGGCAGTTCAGCACATATTGAAGGCTTATACTTCAAATGTTTTTATCATTCACCGGCATCGGTTGTGCAAGCTTTCGGAAGAAACTTCGAATTAATCAAACTTCAAGGCTTAGCATCGTTGAGCCCACCGCCTTATTTAGACGATTTTGCCAAAAAATTTCCACGCGCCTATCGTTTGTTAACTTTATTAGATGAAAAAACATCTGCCTATTTTCCATTTAACCACTGTGCCGATCATTATATTTTAACAGTACATATTGCAACTAAATCAACAGTTCAATGA
- a CDS encoding YbjN domain-containing protein, protein MAKKTKKKAVKKAKPVKKAVKKAAKKVVAKKTKSAKKVKKSKASRSPKLSPEQLTIKVQNKVEGFLKKIYKGSFEKHEDGRFLAFEGSTAVQTVIRPWHDDDVMVESFSYVVQNANIDDNLMKFLLRENAVIHFGAFGLTFDGTIIFSHSLAGAHLDENEFTASIKSVARIADYYDERIVQMAGGMTAREAMKQGIM, encoded by the coding sequence ATGGCCAAAAAAACCAAAAAGAAAGCAGTTAAAAAAGCCAAGCCTGTGAAAAAAGCAGTAAAAAAAGCGGCAAAAAAAGTTGTGGCGAAAAAGACCAAATCTGCCAAAAAGGTTAAGAAATCAAAAGCTTCACGCTCGCCCAAACTTTCTCCCGAGCAATTAACGATAAAAGTTCAGAACAAAGTCGAAGGTTTTCTCAAGAAAATATATAAAGGCTCTTTTGAAAAACATGAAGACGGCCGCTTCCTTGCTTTTGAAGGCTCTACAGCCGTCCAAACCGTCATTCGTCCGTGGCATGATGATGACGTGATGGTCGAGTCTTTTTCGTATGTCGTACAAAATGCCAATATCGACGACAATCTGATGAAATTTTTGTTAAGAGAAAATGCCGTCATTCATTTCGGCGCTTTTGGATTAACGTTTGACGGAACGATTATCTTCAGCCATTCTTTAGCCGGCGCTCATTTGGATGAAAATGAATTTACGGCGTCGATCAAATCGGTTGCCCGCATTGCGGATTATTATGATGAACGTATCGTACAGATGGCCGGAGGTATGACGGCACGCGAAGCAATGAAGCAAGGCATCATGTAA
- a CDS encoding glycosyltransferase family 9 protein encodes MYQSQFEESQSINSWNRQSDPKRILIIRFHAIGDVAITFPSCAGLSTLFPNCEIDFLTTESCRTLVEVPCMFTRIHIIPDIHHSTIKLWQTLFQIQKLQKYSYDIVIDLQRNRYSRLMRRYLNPTAWGEFDRFSPIPAGLRTLYTFRKTGLAVNLEFCCPIKPEIKTKATQILFQNGWNGTDLLIVINPAGLWKTRNWPIENYVEFMRLLESSFPVTFLFLGTERIKNKVEFLSSNTSFRSINLLTKTSIGMAFAILQETSAMISEDSGLMHMAWISGIPTIALFGSSRHDWSTPLGAHSVCLHSGDLKCGSCMQPECSLGDIQCLKRRSPEIVFKIFCELTKARTNKV; translated from the coding sequence ATGTATCAGTCACAGTTTGAAGAATCTCAGTCCATCAATTCCTGGAATCGACAATCAGATCCAAAGCGCATTCTAATTATTCGCTTTCATGCTATTGGCGACGTTGCCATCACTTTCCCTTCATGTGCTGGCTTATCTACATTATTTCCGAATTGCGAAATCGATTTTTTGACTACAGAATCCTGCCGTACTTTAGTCGAAGTGCCATGTATGTTTACTCGCATTCATATTATCCCTGACATCCATCATAGTACGATTAAACTATGGCAAACATTGTTTCAAATCCAAAAGTTACAAAAATATTCTTATGATATTGTTATTGATTTACAAAGGAACCGGTACTCACGCCTTATGCGTCGATATTTAAATCCCACCGCATGGGGGGAATTCGACAGGTTTTCACCAATTCCAGCCGGACTTCGCACTTTGTATACTTTTAGAAAAACTGGCCTGGCTGTCAACTTGGAGTTCTGCTGTCCTATCAAACCTGAAATAAAAACTAAAGCAACTCAAATCCTTTTTCAAAATGGATGGAATGGTACAGATTTATTAATCGTTATTAATCCTGCCGGCCTATGGAAAACGAGAAATTGGCCGATAGAAAATTACGTGGAATTTATGCGATTGTTAGAATCTTCTTTTCCGGTTACATTTTTATTTCTCGGAACTGAGCGAATAAAAAATAAAGTCGAATTTTTATCAAGCAATACCTCCTTCCGATCAATTAATTTATTGACTAAAACGTCAATAGGAATGGCCTTCGCCATCCTTCAAGAAACTTCGGCAATGATCAGTGAAGATTCCGGATTAATGCACATGGCATGGATATCTGGAATTCCCACAATTGCACTTTTCGGTTCGAGCCGCCACGACTGGTCTACGCCTCTTGGGGCGCATTCGGTATGCTTACATTCCGGAGATTTAAAATGCGGATCGTGTATGCAACCGGAGTGCTCTCTCGGTGATATTCAGTGTTTAAAACGCCGCTCTCCTGAAATAGTATTTAAAATCTTTTGTGAATTAACTAAAGCAAGAACCAACAAGGTATGA
- a CDS encoding B12-binding domain-containing radical SAM protein: MRILFSQSYFRIFDPKEMQRQMPYPPLGTLIAATLARNQGHNVQCVDGMMASSLEAFDRSVEEFRPELVVIYDDEFNYLTKMCLSNMRHAAFHMIRKAKSLKVPVIVYSSDATDHTPIYLFEGSHAIIVGEGENTLMETVAAFSNECFETAKHSINGLKFLDSGQLHATPKREWIDDLDSLPDPDLTMIDIAAYHKLWLKYHGYFSLNISTTRGCPYHCNWCAKPIYGQIYHTQSPAKTVQQLLKLKNNYHADHVWITDDIFGLKPGWLELFESECKKQNIVVPYKCLTRADLLLKTNTINHLKNSGCRTIWIGAESGSQKILDAMEKGTRIEQIYEATDKVQKAGIEVAFFIQFGYTGETWPDIQLTRKMIRECLPAEIGISVSYPLPGTKFYERVRDQLRHKSNWTDSDDLDLMFNNTYEKAFYKILHRFVHAEYRLHRIIKQRQWKKMPRAVYHFLRFCFFKIRLIPYYKHA; the protein is encoded by the coding sequence ATGCGAATTCTCTTCAGTCAATCCTATTTTCGCATTTTCGATCCCAAAGAGATGCAACGGCAAATGCCGTATCCTCCGCTTGGTACTTTGATAGCGGCGACGCTGGCACGTAACCAGGGACATAATGTTCAATGCGTCGATGGAATGATGGCGTCTTCATTAGAAGCTTTTGACCGAAGCGTTGAAGAATTTCGCCCGGAGCTTGTGGTCATCTATGATGATGAATTCAATTATCTCACGAAAATGTGCTTATCAAACATGCGGCATGCGGCATTTCACATGATCCGGAAGGCTAAATCCCTGAAAGTGCCCGTCATTGTTTACAGTTCGGACGCAACCGATCATACTCCTATCTACTTGTTCGAAGGAAGCCATGCAATTATTGTTGGAGAAGGTGAAAATACTTTGATGGAAACGGTTGCAGCTTTTTCGAATGAGTGTTTTGAAACAGCCAAACATTCCATCAACGGTTTGAAATTTTTAGATAGCGGACAATTGCATGCAACGCCTAAGCGAGAATGGATCGATGACCTGGATTCACTCCCCGATCCTGATCTGACCATGATCGATATCGCAGCCTATCACAAGCTCTGGCTGAAATATCACGGCTATTTTTCATTAAACATTTCGACAACTCGCGGTTGTCCCTACCACTGCAATTGGTGCGCTAAGCCAATCTACGGTCAGATCTATCACACTCAATCGCCTGCCAAAACCGTACAACAATTGCTCAAGTTAAAAAATAATTATCATGCGGATCACGTGTGGATTACCGATGATATTTTTGGATTGAAACCAGGATGGCTCGAATTATTTGAATCCGAATGCAAAAAGCAAAATATTGTAGTCCCCTATAAATGCCTCACCAGAGCTGACTTGCTCCTAAAAACTAATACTATTAATCATTTGAAAAACTCCGGCTGCCGAACGATTTGGATTGGCGCTGAATCCGGTTCACAAAAAATTCTGGATGCTATGGAAAAAGGTACACGGATAGAGCAGATTTACGAAGCAACGGATAAAGTACAAAAAGCCGGAATAGAAGTGGCTTTTTTCATTCAATTCGGCTACACCGGTGAAACATGGCCTGATATTCAACTGACCCGTAAAATGATCCGTGAATGTTTACCTGCTGAAATTGGCATTTCCGTATCGTATCCGTTGCCGGGAACGAAGTTTTATGAACGTGTCCGCGATCAACTCAGGCACAAGAGCAATTGGACAGATTCTGACGACCTTGACCTAATGTTCAATAACACCTACGAGAAAGCTTTTTATAAAATTCTTCACCGGTTTGTACACGCAGAATACAGGCTGCATCGCATTATTAAGCAGAGGCAATGGAAAAAAATGCCCAGAGCAGTTTATCATTTTTTACGATTTTGCTTTTTTAAAATTCGTCTAATCCCTTACTATAAACATGCCTGA
- the queG gene encoding tRNA epoxyqueuosine(34) reductase QueG has product MNFTEQIKSKALKIGFHKVGIAPAEKIDTVPLLEEWLSRGYHGTMSWMERNRDKREDPRVILPGAHSIICVALNYYTSTPIPDDLSVGKISRYAWGDDYHEVVKNKLHRLLDAIQEMDPSIEGKCCVDTAPVMDKYWAAKAGIGWQGKHSNVITREMGSWVFLGEIIVNKSLEYDEPAVDFCGTCRRCIDACPTQAITEPYVVNSARCISYLTIEHHGEVLPDLPMQNWIYGCDICQDVCPWNNKFSKPTDVEPFNPRMENINLPLDELVSMNPESFQKRFKKSAVKRTKFSGFNRNIRHVMNQANKTVSNE; this is encoded by the coding sequence ATGAATTTTACTGAGCAAATCAAGTCGAAAGCTCTCAAGATCGGTTTTCATAAAGTCGGAATCGCCCCTGCCGAAAAAATTGATACCGTACCGTTACTTGAAGAGTGGTTATCACGTGGTTATCACGGTACAATGAGTTGGATGGAACGCAACCGTGATAAACGTGAAGATCCTCGTGTAATACTTCCTGGAGCTCATTCAATTATTTGTGTTGCGTTAAATTATTATACGTCTACTCCCATTCCTGACGACCTATCGGTCGGAAAAATTTCCCGCTATGCATGGGGGGATGATTATCACGAAGTTGTGAAGAATAAGTTGCATCGATTGCTTGATGCGATTCAAGAAATGGATCCTTCGATTGAAGGCAAATGTTGTGTCGATACGGCGCCGGTCATGGATAAATATTGGGCAGCCAAAGCAGGCATCGGATGGCAGGGGAAACATTCTAATGTCATCACGCGCGAAATGGGTTCATGGGTTTTTCTCGGTGAAATCATCGTCAATAAATCTTTGGAATATGATGAGCCGGCGGTTGATTTTTGCGGTACGTGCCGGCGGTGTATCGACGCTTGTCCGACACAGGCCATTACTGAACCATATGTCGTGAATTCAGCCCGCTGCATTTCCTATCTCACTATCGAACATCACGGTGAAGTTCTGCCGGATCTGCCAATGCAAAATTGGATTTATGGCTGCGACATTTGTCAGGACGTCTGTCCGTGGAATAATAAATTTTCGAAACCAACAGATGTCGAACCATTTAATCCGCGTATGGAGAACATTAATCTTCCTTTGGATGAACTGGTTTCGATGAATCCAGAATCATTTCAAAAGCGATTCAAGAAGAGCGCCGTTAAGCGAACCAAATTTTCCGGATTTAACCGCAATATAAGGCACGTCATGAATCAAGCTAACAAAACAGTTTCAAACGAATGA